A window from Theobroma cacao cultivar B97-61/B2 chromosome 3, Criollo_cocoa_genome_V2, whole genome shotgun sequence encodes these proteins:
- the LOC108661128 gene encoding thioredoxin domain-containing protein 9-like, with translation MCRVDQGRFTDEVTTGYDTWHDQRVKNVVCPPRNPSKHPINPEPQDVLLESELTRKRLEKEMMNMKRRHEDELEEVKKKTTRKVRMALEERDEWRSKFEKVNVANSSLIARMQELQSVNNALQHEMREVAFRARVMADKTEELRREVLLRDELRERLIDHLRMVRDQYDKVGFSFW, from the exons ATGTGCCGAGTGGATCAAGGGAGGTTTACCGATGAAGTCACCACAGGATATGATACTTGGCACGACCAAAGGGTGAAAAATGTCGTATGCCCCCCGAGAAATCCATCAAAACATCCCATAAACCCAGAACCTCAAGATGTCTTGCTAGAAAGCGAGTTGACAAGAAAGAGACTTGAAAAGGagatgatgaatatgaagcGGAGACATGAGGATGAGCTAGAAGAAGTGAAGAAAAAGACGACAAGAAAGGTACGAATGGCTTTAGAAGAGCGGGATGAGTGGCGAAGCAAGTTTGAGAAAGTGAATGTGGCAAACTCTTCTCTGATAGCTAGAATGCAAGAACTTCAAAGTGTCAACAATGCTTTGCAGCACGAG ATGAGAGAAGTGGCATTTAGAGCGAGAGTAATGGCAGACAAGACCGAAGAACTCAGGCGAGAGGTTCTTCTGAGGGATGAATTGCGTGAGCGGTTGATCGATCACCTCAGGATGGTTAGAGACCAATATGACAAagttggtttttccttttggtag